One window from the genome of Ramlibacter henchirensis encodes:
- a CDS encoding peroxidase family protein, whose product MATPLQYDFFVTTEDLLFILNQIKIAEETTNPDGTVNGDALRDAVNPLAPFGLRTVDGTWNNLLPGQQLYGSADQVMPRLTTGTLLPQYVTPMPGTTNLYVDPEPRIISNLIVDQTASNPAAVQAAEDRAGEATFPGLEEVQVSENGTLFIPNQSPDVGLSPPFNGVMTLFGQFFDHGLDLITKGGGTVFVPLQPDDPLYVAGSRTNFMVLTRATDDPGADGIAGTADDGHVNTTTPFVDQNQTYTSHPSHQVFLREYTTDATGNTVATGALLEGQYGAANWTEVKAQAADLLGVQLTDQDVFNVPLLATDRYGEYLRGDNGYVQFVTQVVDPVTSEARLELVEADPTANGGLGTLVPTNAVRTNHAFLDDIAHHAAPAMVDLDGNPMTTNDLVAQTADTDPGTGDDGNRLTYDDEMLGRHFITGDGRGNENIGLTAIHSVFHSEHNRLVDQYKETLIADAIAKQDVAFLNEWLTTDLGTGPRTAEQWAALGQEVAAGATWDGERLFQAGRFVTEMQYQHMVFEEFARAVSPQIDPFIFQNSADLDPAIVEEFANVVYRFGHSMLTETVDRTNAATMGEYDIGLIQAFLNPVEFNMGVDANGNPIPVDVAGAISGIMLGMSSQVGNEIDEFVTEALRNNLLGLPLDLATINMTRARETAMPTFNEAREQFYEMTGDLQYEPYTSWIDLAPHLKNPLSVVNFIAAYGQHDSITSAATVEAKRDAAMDLVFGTHGLTDPAQIQAWMADRTAFLNSTGEYATDNGGVDKIDFWIGGLAESTTEFGGMLGPTFNFVFESQLENLQNGDRFYYLSRTQGLNLLNQLEPNTFAAMVMRNSDLGEEGTTAHLPGHLFVTPNYTLEMDQDNQRTGILGPDGLTMNGDPLHGDLLLDMLSPLVQRATADADGDGVVEAGEYDARLDKNGDGVMEYDGMLSYNFTGGDHVVLGGTQFNDILTGGRGLDTLWGDGGDDFIDGGDSPDHIFGGDGDDIIQDRGTEPGAADFLRGDNGNDVIGGGPGNDLLFGGADNDFIFTGQDFSEVFAGTGDDFVLGGNGPDVLMGNEGNDWIEGGEGFDGIAGDNSELFFNSTIVGHDVLNGQGNDTDYDGESGDDIMVQNTGITRSNGMFGFDWAIHKDDPTGANSDLGVPIFTTDPNFILRDRFDSVEGLSGWNHDDVLTGAAILRAEVGGDGVEAPTDSSALKAGNVGLIDGLAELLGTTDAAVSALAPDTTIIDVTLGAEILLGGGGSDTITGNLGDDIIDGDAWLNVRIAVDMPEGGAEADFSVDSMDEIRDRMLTREINPAQLSIVREILQSEADSLAVDTAVYNGSFEEYLVDQAADGIVTVTHIAPAAGASSDGTDTLRNIEQLQFLDRMVQLGLAISTPGAFTVAENTQAVTTVTLANQDPEALYLFSLEGADADRFVIDSLVGTLSFVAAPNFEAAADVGLNNVYDVVVRVTDGVLSDTQAIAVTVTNADDAATGGVNITSWTTTDTNATLTATNTVVDEDLGTGPAGTLQWQQLDTATGNWVDIAGATSATTGTLSNITTRVVTTYTDAFGTQQVVSAQTAMIGDGLANSMTGTAGSDILLGLGGADTINGGLGNDVLEGGNGGDSLTGGAGNDIVEGNAGNDTLLATVGDGNDILRGGGGTDAYSLAATAAGANVNLTANSSTSTETGTDTLNAIENVTGSQGGDTITDGVGTNVLTGGAGADTFVMTNDNTRDTINGLGGSNTIDYSASAANLSVTLTGTNTEVIGSGTLSGLTGNTDQITNINNFTGGTGSDTITGNNNGNTLVGGGGNDTLTGGGGTDNLSGGDGNDTLNGLGGNDTLNGGAGADTLNGGTGVDLVDGGAGNDTLVASGAVGATDGNDTYIGGDGTDLYTLAGTTAGATVNLSTPTGTSTSGATGSDTLSGVENITGSSGGDTMTDGAGSNVLTGGAGADTFIMTNDNARDTIDGLGGSNTVNYSANTTGLNVTLNAGAVVGGSGATAATSDVITSINNLTGGSGADTIIGNANGNVISGNGGNDTITGGAGADTLNGGDGADTLNGLGGNDVLNGDAGNDTLLGGTGNDTLNGGGDNDNLQGQDGNDTLNGGAGTDTLTGGLGSDISTGGTGIDTFDFNSTAEIPNEAPLLRDRVNDFTSGTDKLDFTTIDANTAVAGDQNFTFSTTSGAGFTANAQLRYHNEPTPGVGTTGSVMQGNVGGANGLTTDMQVALIGVTTLQAADVIG is encoded by the coding sequence ATGGCGACCCCCCTGCAGTACGACTTCTTCGTGACGACCGAGGACCTGCTCTTCATCCTCAACCAGATCAAGATCGCGGAGGAGACCACCAATCCCGATGGGACCGTCAACGGCGATGCGTTGCGCGACGCGGTGAACCCGCTGGCGCCCTTCGGATTGCGCACGGTGGATGGCACCTGGAACAACCTGCTGCCGGGCCAGCAGCTATACGGGTCGGCCGACCAGGTGATGCCCCGGCTGACCACCGGCACGCTGCTGCCGCAGTACGTCACGCCGATGCCGGGCACCACCAACCTGTACGTCGATCCGGAGCCGCGCATCATCAGCAACCTGATCGTCGACCAGACGGCAAGCAACCCGGCCGCGGTGCAGGCTGCGGAGGACCGGGCGGGCGAAGCCACGTTCCCGGGCCTCGAGGAAGTGCAGGTCTCCGAGAACGGCACGCTCTTCATCCCCAACCAGTCGCCCGACGTCGGCCTGTCGCCTCCGTTCAACGGCGTGATGACGCTGTTCGGCCAGTTCTTCGACCACGGCCTGGACCTCATCACCAAGGGCGGCGGCACCGTGTTCGTGCCGTTGCAGCCGGACGACCCGCTGTATGTGGCGGGCAGCCGCACCAACTTCATGGTCCTCACGCGGGCCACCGATGATCCGGGCGCCGACGGCATCGCCGGTACGGCGGACGACGGCCACGTCAACACCACGACGCCCTTCGTCGACCAGAACCAGACCTACACCTCGCACCCCTCGCACCAGGTGTTCCTGCGCGAGTACACGACCGACGCAACCGGCAACACGGTCGCCACGGGCGCCCTGCTCGAAGGCCAGTACGGGGCCGCCAACTGGACCGAGGTGAAAGCGCAGGCAGCCGACTTGCTGGGCGTGCAGCTGACCGACCAGGACGTGTTCAACGTGCCCCTGCTGGCAACGGACCGCTACGGTGAGTACCTTCGGGGCGACAACGGCTACGTGCAGTTCGTGACACAGGTCGTGGATCCGGTCACGAGCGAGGCCCGGCTCGAACTGGTGGAGGCCGATCCGACCGCAAACGGCGGCCTGGGGACCCTGGTGCCCACGAATGCGGTCCGCACCAACCACGCCTTCCTGGACGACATCGCGCACCACGCCGCGCCTGCCATGGTCGATCTCGACGGCAATCCCATGACGACGAACGACCTCGTGGCGCAGACCGCGGACACGGATCCCGGCACGGGCGACGACGGCAACCGGCTCACCTACGACGACGAGATGCTGGGCCGGCACTTCATCACCGGCGATGGCCGCGGCAACGAGAACATCGGCCTGACGGCCATCCACTCGGTCTTCCACTCCGAGCACAACCGGCTGGTGGACCAGTACAAGGAAACGCTGATCGCCGACGCGATCGCCAAGCAGGACGTGGCGTTCCTGAACGAATGGCTCACGACCGACCTGGGCACGGGCCCGCGCACGGCCGAGCAATGGGCCGCGCTCGGCCAGGAAGTGGCGGCCGGCGCCACCTGGGACGGCGAGCGCCTGTTCCAGGCCGGCCGCTTCGTCACCGAGATGCAGTACCAGCACATGGTGTTCGAGGAGTTCGCCCGCGCGGTGTCGCCCCAGATCGACCCGTTCATCTTCCAGAACTCGGCCGATCTCGACCCGGCCATCGTCGAGGAGTTCGCCAACGTCGTCTACCGCTTCGGCCATTCGATGCTGACGGAGACCGTCGATCGCACCAACGCCGCGACCATGGGCGAGTACGACATCGGGCTGATCCAGGCATTCCTGAACCCGGTGGAGTTCAACATGGGAGTCGACGCCAACGGCAATCCCATCCCTGTCGATGTAGCCGGCGCCATCTCCGGGATCATGCTGGGCATGTCCTCGCAGGTCGGCAACGAGATCGACGAGTTCGTGACCGAGGCGCTGCGCAACAACCTGCTCGGCCTGCCGCTGGACCTGGCGACGATCAACATGACCCGCGCCCGCGAGACGGCCATGCCCACCTTCAACGAGGCGCGCGAGCAGTTCTACGAGATGACGGGCGACCTCCAGTACGAGCCCTACACCAGCTGGATCGACCTCGCACCGCACCTGAAGAACCCGCTCTCCGTGGTCAACTTCATCGCGGCCTACGGGCAGCACGATTCCATCACCTCGGCGGCGACGGTCGAAGCCAAGCGCGACGCCGCGATGGACCTGGTGTTCGGCACGCACGGGCTGACCGATCCCGCCCAGATCCAGGCGTGGATGGCGGACCGCACCGCCTTCCTGAACAGCACCGGCGAGTACGCCACCGACAACGGCGGCGTCGACAAGATCGACTTCTGGATCGGCGGCCTGGCCGAGTCCACGACCGAGTTCGGCGGCATGTTGGGCCCGACCTTCAACTTCGTATTCGAGTCCCAGCTGGAAAACCTGCAGAACGGCGACCGCTTCTACTACCTGAGCCGCACGCAGGGCCTGAACCTGCTCAACCAACTCGAACCCAACACGTTCGCCGCGATGGTGATGCGAAACAGCGACCTGGGCGAAGAAGGCACCACCGCGCACCTGCCCGGCCATTTGTTCGTCACCCCGAACTACACGCTGGAGATGGACCAGGACAACCAGCGCACCGGCATCCTCGGCCCCGACGGCTTGACGATGAACGGCGATCCGCTGCACGGCGATCTCCTGCTGGACATGCTCAGCCCGCTGGTCCAGCGCGCGACGGCGGACGCGGACGGTGACGGCGTCGTCGAGGCCGGCGAATACGACGCCCGCCTGGACAAGAACGGCGACGGCGTCATGGAATACGACGGCATGCTGAGCTACAACTTCACCGGCGGCGACCACGTCGTCCTGGGCGGCACGCAGTTCAACGACATCCTGACCGGCGGCCGCGGCCTCGACACCCTCTGGGGCGACGGCGGCGACGACTTCATCGACGGCGGCGACTCGCCCGACCACATCTTCGGCGGCGACGGCGACGACATCATCCAGGACCGCGGCACCGAGCCCGGGGCCGCCGACTTCCTGCGCGGCGACAACGGCAACGACGTGATCGGCGGCGGGCCGGGCAACGACCTGCTGTTCGGCGGCGCGGACAACGACTTCATCTTCACCGGGCAGGACTTCAGCGAGGTGTTCGCCGGCACGGGCGACGACTTCGTCCTGGGCGGCAACGGCCCCGATGTGCTGATGGGCAACGAGGGCAACGACTGGATCGAGGGCGGAGAAGGCTTCGACGGGATCGCAGGGGACAACTCCGAGCTGTTCTTCAACAGCACGATCGTCGGCCACGACGTGCTCAACGGCCAGGGCAACGACACCGACTACGACGGCGAGTCGGGTGACGACATCATGGTCCAGAACACCGGCATCACGCGAAGCAACGGCATGTTCGGCTTCGACTGGGCGATCCACAAGGACGACCCGACCGGCGCCAACTCCGACCTGGGCGTTCCCATCTTCACGACGGACCCGAACTTCATCCTGCGCGACCGCTTCGATTCCGTCGAAGGCCTGTCCGGATGGAACCACGACGACGTCCTGACCGGTGCGGCGATCCTGAGAGCCGAAGTCGGCGGCGACGGCGTGGAGGCCCCGACCGACTCCAGCGCCCTGAAGGCCGGCAACGTCGGGCTGATCGACGGCCTGGCAGAGCTGCTCGGGACGACGGATGCGGCGGTGAGCGCGCTGGCGCCGGACACGACCATCATCGACGTCACCCTCGGCGCCGAGATCCTGCTCGGCGGCGGCGGCAGCGACACCATCACCGGCAACCTGGGCGACGACATCATCGACGGCGACGCGTGGCTGAACGTGCGCATCGCGGTCGACATGCCGGAAGGAGGGGCGGAGGCCGACTTCAGCGTCGACAGCATGGACGAGATCCGCGACCGGATGCTCACCCGCGAGATCAACCCGGCGCAACTGAGCATCGTTCGCGAGATCCTGCAGTCCGAGGCCGACTCGCTGGCGGTCGACACCGCCGTCTACAACGGCAGCTTCGAGGAGTACCTGGTCGACCAGGCCGCCGACGGCATCGTCACGGTCACGCACATCGCTCCGGCGGCGGGAGCGTCGAGCGACGGCACCGACACGCTGCGCAACATCGAGCAGCTGCAGTTCCTCGACCGCATGGTGCAGCTCGGGCTGGCCATCTCCACGCCGGGCGCGTTCACCGTCGCCGAGAACACCCAGGCGGTGACGACGGTAACGCTGGCCAACCAGGATCCGGAAGCGCTGTACCTGTTCTCGCTCGAAGGCGCGGACGCCGACCGCTTCGTGATCGACTCCCTCGTCGGCACGCTGTCCTTCGTCGCGGCGCCCAACTTCGAGGCGGCGGCCGACGTCGGGCTGAACAACGTCTACGACGTGGTGGTGCGGGTGACGGACGGTGTGCTGTCGGATACGCAGGCCATCGCGGTGACCGTCACCAACGCGGACGATGCCGCCACCGGCGGGGTGAACATCACGAGCTGGACGACGACGGACACCAACGCCACGCTGACGGCCACGAACACCGTCGTGGACGAGGACCTGGGGACCGGGCCGGCAGGCACCCTCCAGTGGCAGCAGCTGGACACCGCCACGGGCAACTGGGTCGACATTGCCGGCGCCACCAGCGCCACGACGGGCACCCTGTCCAACATCACGACGCGGGTGGTCACCACCTACACCGATGCGTTCGGAACGCAGCAGGTCGTCTCGGCCCAGACCGCGATGATCGGAGACGGGCTGGCCAACAGCATGACGGGCACGGCGGGCAGCGACATCCTGCTGGGCCTCGGCGGCGCCGACACGATCAACGGTGGCCTGGGCAACGACGTGCTCGAAGGCGGCAACGGCGGCGACTCGCTCACCGGCGGCGCCGGCAACGACATCGTCGAGGGGAATGCCGGCAACGACACGCTGCTGGCCACCGTGGGCGACGGCAACGACATCCTGCGCGGCGGCGGCGGCACGGACGCGTACAGCCTGGCGGCCACCGCCGCCGGCGCCAACGTCAACCTGACCGCCAACTCCTCGACCAGCACGGAGACGGGCACCGACACGCTGAACGCGATCGAGAACGTGACCGGCAGCCAGGGCGGCGACACCATCACGGACGGCGTTGGCACCAACGTGCTGACCGGCGGCGCAGGTGCGGACACGTTCGTCATGACGAACGACAACACCCGCGACACGATCAACGGCCTTGGCGGCAGCAACACGATCGACTACTCCGCCTCGGCGGCCAACCTGAGCGTCACGCTGACGGGCACCAACACCGAGGTGATCGGCAGCGGAACCCTGAGCGGGCTGACGGGGAACACCGACCAGATCACGAACATCAACAACTTCACCGGCGGGACCGGCAGCGACACGATCACCGGGAACAACAACGGCAACACCCTCGTGGGTGGCGGGGGCAACGACACCCTCACGGGCGGGGGCGGAACCGACAACCTCTCGGGCGGCGACGGCAACGACACGCTGAACGGACTGGGGGGCAACGACACGCTCAACGGCGGCGCCGGCGCCGACACGCTGAACGGCGGGACCGGTGTCGACCTGGTGGACGGCGGCGCGGGCAACGACACCCTGGTCGCGAGCGGCGCGGTGGGCGCCACGGACGGCAACGACACCTACATCGGGGGTGATGGCACCGACCTCTACACGCTTGCCGGCACGACCGCGGGGGCCACGGTGAACCTCTCGACGCCGACGGGGACCTCCACCAGCGGTGCCACGGGAAGCGACACCTTGTCCGGCGTGGAGAACATCACGGGCAGCTCCGGCGGCGACACCATGACCGACGGCGCGGGCTCCAACGTGCTGACCGGCGGTGCGGGCGCGGACACCTTCATCATGACGAACGACAACGCCCGGGACACGATCGACGGGCTGGGCGGCAGCAACACGGTCAACTACTCGGCCAACACGACCGGCCTGAACGTGACGCTGAACGCCGGCGCGGTGGTGGGCGGCAGCGGCGCCACGGCAGCCACCAGCGATGTCATCACCAGCATCAACAACCTCACGGGCGGCAGCGGCGCCGACACGATCATCGGCAATGCCAACGGCAACGTCATCTCCGGCAACGGCGGCAACGACACCATCACCGGCGGGGCCGGGGCCGACACCCTGAACGGCGGCGACGGCGCCGACACGCTGAACGGGCTGGGCGGCAACGACGTCCTGAATGGCGACGCCGGCAACGACACGCTGCTGGGCGGCACGGGCAACGACACGCTGAACGGCGGTGGCGACAACGACAACCTGCAGGGGCAGGACGGCAACGACACGCTGAACGGCGGCGCCGGCACCGACACGCTGACGGGCGGGCTGGGGTCCGACATCTCGACGGGCGGCACGGGCATCGACACGTTCGACTTCAACTCGACCGCCGAGATCCCGAACGAAGCGCCCCTGCTGCGCGACCGCGTCAACGACTTCACGAGCGGAACCGACAAGCTGGACTTCACCACCATCGACGCCAACACGGCGGTGGCAGGGGACCAGAACTTCACGTTCAGCACCACGAGCGGCGCCGGCTTCACGGCCAACGCACAGCTGCGCTACCACAACGAGCCCACGCCAGGCGTCGGGACGACCGGCTCGGTCATGCAGGGCAACGTCGGCGGGGCCAACGGCCTGACGACGGACATGCAGGTCGCGCTGATCGGAGTCACGACGCTGCAGGCGGCCGACGTGATCGGCTGA
- a CDS encoding HlyD family type I secretion periplasmic adaptor subunit: MKNPSSNELAALQTAALKANPVVDVDSRKHVRLGWAVILAGLGGFGAWASLAPLDKGVPLTGTVTVATNKKAVQHQVGGTVESILVKEGDVVKAGDPLVRMNAVQPRAAAEAIRVQYFAARAAEARLIAERDSRGTIAFPADLLRMQGDPRIATMITVQRQLITTRQSALRSEMAALEENIIGLTLQNQGLEESRQGKREQLQFLKEQLEGMRDLARDGYVPRNRLLELERLYAQINTSIAEDSGSIGRSARQISEIRMRRVQKQQEYQKEVRTQLSEAQKDAEALSNKLAGLDHEVTNTIVRAPVDGTVVAMNVFTNGGVVPAGYRLMDIVPSGDPLVVDGQLPVHLIDKVNPDLKVELIFSAFNQNLTPHIPGVVTHVSADRLVDEKTGQPYYAVKAKVAPEGMKMVSQLQIRPGMPVDMFVKTGERTMMSYLLKPMIDNARMALKED; the protein is encoded by the coding sequence ATGAAGAACCCTTCCAGCAACGAACTCGCGGCCCTCCAGACCGCGGCGCTCAAGGCGAACCCCGTCGTCGACGTCGATTCACGCAAGCACGTGCGGCTGGGCTGGGCCGTCATCCTGGCCGGCCTGGGCGGCTTCGGCGCGTGGGCCTCGCTGGCGCCGCTTGACAAGGGCGTTCCGCTGACCGGCACCGTGACCGTCGCCACCAACAAGAAGGCCGTGCAGCACCAGGTGGGCGGCACCGTGGAATCGATCCTGGTCAAGGAAGGCGACGTGGTGAAGGCGGGCGACCCGCTGGTGCGCATGAACGCCGTGCAGCCGCGCGCGGCGGCGGAGGCGATCCGGGTGCAGTACTTCGCCGCCCGCGCCGCCGAAGCCCGCCTCATCGCGGAGCGCGACAGCCGCGGAACCATCGCCTTCCCCGCCGACTTGCTGCGCATGCAGGGCGACCCGCGGATCGCGACCATGATCACCGTCCAGCGCCAGCTCATCACCACGCGCCAGTCCGCGCTGCGCAGCGAAATGGCGGCGCTGGAGGAAAACATCATCGGGCTCACCCTGCAGAACCAGGGCCTGGAGGAATCGCGCCAGGGCAAGCGCGAGCAGCTGCAGTTCCTCAAGGAGCAGCTCGAGGGCATGCGCGACCTGGCCAGGGACGGCTACGTGCCGCGCAACCGCCTCCTGGAGCTGGAGCGGCTCTATGCGCAGATCAACACCTCGATCGCCGAGGACAGCGGCAGCATCGGCCGCAGCGCCCGCCAGATCTCCGAGATCCGCATGCGTCGCGTGCAGAAGCAGCAGGAGTACCAGAAGGAGGTGCGCACGCAGCTGTCGGAGGCCCAGAAGGACGCCGAGGCGCTGTCCAACAAGCTGGCCGGCCTGGACCATGAGGTGACCAACACCATCGTCCGCGCCCCGGTGGACGGCACCGTGGTGGCCATGAACGTGTTCACCAACGGCGGCGTGGTGCCCGCGGGCTACCGCCTGATGGACATCGTGCCCAGCGGCGACCCGCTGGTCGTCGACGGCCAGCTGCCCGTGCACCTGATCGACAAGGTGAACCCCGACCTGAAGGTGGAGCTGATCTTCTCGGCGTTCAACCAGAACCTCACGCCCCACATCCCCGGCGTGGTGACCCACGTCTCGGCCGACCGGCTGGTGGACGAGAAGACGGGACAGCCCTACTACGCCGTGAAGGCCAAGGTGGCGCCCGAGGGCATGAAGATGGTTTCGCAGCTGCAGATCCGCCCCGGCATGCCGGTGGACATGTTCGTCAAGACCGGCGAGCGGACCATGATGAGCTACCTGCTCAAGCCCATGATCGACAACGCCCGCATGGCGCTCAAGGAGGACTGA
- a CDS encoding LuxR C-terminal-related transcriptional regulator, whose amino-acid sequence MTDYECRAPGATPTVPIRAQPGGFAIFKNSPCVWPESMAGQPDSPLRVHVVDSDAHVRGVISQELMGDSRTVVAGQAGSLRDGRRLVRDLGFDVLLVDVALSDGAGFDLMAHAKSLNPKAEVIALSKHETDDDAMRAFELGAAGFVVKNSWFVSFVQAVLQVANGGAAITPALSRRLLLKRGASAATHSVPGPSGEVVRIKLSLREHEVLRMIASGLTSSQIGDKLAISSTTVNSHVKNMYHKLHVRSRAQAVSCANTWGLL is encoded by the coding sequence ATGACTGACTATGAGTGCCGCGCGCCCGGCGCAACGCCGACCGTCCCCATCCGCGCGCAGCCAGGCGGATTCGCGATCTTCAAGAACTCACCCTGCGTCTGGCCCGAGAGCATGGCCGGCCAGCCCGACTCGCCGCTTCGCGTCCACGTCGTGGACAGCGACGCGCACGTGCGCGGCGTCATCTCGCAGGAACTCATGGGTGACAGCCGGACAGTCGTGGCGGGCCAGGCGGGCTCGCTGCGCGACGGCAGGCGCCTGGTGCGCGACCTGGGTTTCGACGTGCTGCTCGTCGACGTCGCGCTCTCCGACGGGGCCGGGTTCGATCTGATGGCGCACGCCAAGAGCCTCAACCCCAAGGCCGAGGTGATCGCGCTGTCGAAACACGAGACGGACGATGACGCGATGCGCGCCTTCGAGCTGGGCGCCGCGGGCTTCGTGGTCAAGAACTCCTGGTTCGTGAGCTTCGTGCAGGCCGTCCTGCAGGTGGCCAACGGCGGGGCGGCCATCACGCCGGCGCTTTCCAGGCGGCTCTTGCTCAAGCGTGGCGCGAGCGCTGCGACGCACTCGGTGCCGGGGCCGTCCGGCGAAGTGGTGCGCATCAAGCTCTCGCTTCGCGAACACGAGGTGCTGCGAATGATCGCCAGCGGACTTACGAGCAGCCAGATCGGCGACAAGCTGGCCATCAGCTCCACCACCGTCAACTCGCACGTGAAGAACATGTACCACAAGCTGCACGTGCGCTCGCGCGCGCAGGCCGTGAGCTGCGCGAACACGTGGGGCTTGTTGTAG
- a CDS encoding type I secretion system permease/ATPase produces the protein MKTATAQRRSEVAQALSEFKGAFWTVAFFSAVINITVLAPSIYMLQVYDRVLASRNQTTLVMLTVMILGALFFMAALEFVRSFVLVRVGAQLDMRLNKRIYTAAFEQNLKQAGGNAGQALQDLTSVRQFVTGNGLFAFFDAPWFPLYLAIIFFFSVPLGLFALGGAIVLVGLAWLNESATRKPIAEATSVSIAANNLATNNLRNAEAIEAMGMLPQLMNRWFAMHTRFLMLQAKGSERAGAITSLAKFVRMSMQSLVLGFGAMLVLDGKMTGGMMVVASILMGRTLSPVEQLIGVWRNWEGTRSAWSRLHQLLAANPERRTGMSLPKPQGRIAVEGVTAAPPGVTTPTVRQLNFALEPGDVLGVIGPSGAGKSTLARLLVGVWPAGVGTVRLDGADVYLWNKDELGPSIGYLPQDVELFAGTIAENIARFGEIDSEKVVVAAKRSGVHEMILQFPLGYETPLGDSGAGLSGGQKQRIGLARAMYDDPSLLVLDEPNSNLDEVGERALVDAIVDLRNRGKTLVLITQRTSALGVTSKLLVLRAGATAMFGPTAKVLTDLTTAREKSQPQPARTGTAPVVG, from the coding sequence ATGAAAACCGCAACCGCCCAGCGCAGGAGCGAGGTCGCCCAGGCGCTGTCGGAGTTCAAGGGCGCGTTCTGGACGGTCGCCTTCTTCAGCGCGGTGATCAACATCACCGTGCTGGCGCCCTCCATCTACATGCTGCAGGTGTACGACCGCGTGCTGGCCAGCCGCAACCAGACCACCCTGGTGATGCTGACCGTGATGATCCTGGGCGCCCTGTTCTTCATGGCCGCCCTGGAGTTCGTCCGCAGCTTCGTGCTGGTGCGCGTGGGCGCCCAGCTGGACATGCGGCTGAACAAGCGCATCTACACGGCCGCCTTCGAGCAGAACCTGAAGCAGGCGGGCGGCAACGCCGGACAGGCGCTGCAGGACCTGACGTCGGTGCGCCAGTTCGTCACCGGCAACGGCCTGTTCGCGTTCTTCGATGCGCCCTGGTTCCCGCTGTACCTGGCGATCATCTTCTTCTTCAGCGTCCCGCTCGGCCTGTTCGCGCTCGGCGGCGCCATCGTGCTGGTCGGCCTGGCCTGGCTGAACGAATCGGCGACGCGCAAGCCGATCGCGGAGGCCACCTCCGTCTCGATCGCGGCCAACAACCTCGCCACCAACAACCTTCGCAACGCCGAGGCGATCGAGGCGATGGGGATGCTGCCGCAGCTGATGAACCGCTGGTTCGCGATGCACACGCGCTTCCTCATGCTGCAGGCCAAGGGCAGCGAGCGGGCGGGCGCCATCACCTCGCTCGCCAAGTTCGTGCGGATGTCGATGCAGTCCCTGGTCCTGGGCTTCGGCGCCATGCTGGTGCTGGACGGCAAGATGACCGGCGGGATGATGGTGGTCGCCTCGATCCTCATGGGCCGCACGCTGAGCCCGGTCGAGCAGCTGATCGGCGTCTGGCGCAACTGGGAAGGCACGCGCAGCGCGTGGTCCCGCCTGCACCAGCTGCTGGCCGCCAACCCCGAGCGCCGCACCGGCATGTCGCTGCCCAAGCCCCAGGGCCGCATCGCGGTGGAAGGCGTGACCGCCGCGCCCCCGGGAGTCACCACGCCCACCGTCCGCCAGCTCAATTTCGCGCTCGAACCCGGCGACGTGCTCGGCGTGATCGGCCCCAGCGGCGCGGGCAAGTCCACCCTGGCCCGTCTGCTGGTGGGCGTGTGGCCGGCCGGCGTGGGCACGGTCCGCCTGGACGGCGCCGACGTCTACCTGTGGAACAAGGACGAACTCGGCCCCTCCATCGGCTACCTGCCGCAGGACGTGGAGCTGTTCGCCGGGACCATCGCCGAGAACATCGCGCGCTTCGGCGAGATCGACTCCGAGAAGGTGGTGGTGGCGGCCAAGCGCTCCGGGGTGCACGAGATGATCCTGCAGTTCCCCCTGGGCTACGAGACACCGCTGGGCGACAGTGGCGCCGGCCTCTCGGGCGGCCAGAAGCAGCGCATCGGCCTGGCCCGCGCCATGTACGACGACCCGTCGCTGCTGGTGCTGGACGAGCCCAACTCCAACCTCGACGAGGTCGGCGAGCGAGCCCTGGTGGATGCCATCGTCGACCTGCGCAACCGCGGCAAGACGCTGGTGCTGATCACGCAGCGCACCAGCGCACTGGGCGTCACCAGCAAGCTGCTCGTCCTGCGCGCCGGCGCCACGGCGATGTTCGGCCCGACGGCCAAGGTCCTGACCGACCTGACCACCGCCCGCGAGAAGAGCCAGCCCCAGCCTGCCCGCACCGGGACGGCGCCCGTAGTGGGCTGA